From Variimorphobacter saccharofermentans, one genomic window encodes:
- a CDS encoding MerR family transcriptional regulator has product MKNSFYIGEISDLLGIPKSTLRYWESVGLIDMKRDDMNNYRKYYPSSVYTISDLAHFRCLRMPLQDMKKLPNLSPEELADSLITLDETLDNKLEELYTAKNYINKKMDYIKEYQRLKKSQYQKESPDYENIYLFSIEDTEAWSIYIKDQYQSILLYNAEKNSIEMGLAVPTMDNHPKLWEKNNQAIYLSFVLKVAYSNPSMDDFKPHIEYLENEGYTISNIFARYLFSACDEKYYDFYKAFAEVHRCDKQY; this is encoded by the coding sequence ATGAAAAATTCATTTTATATTGGGGAGATATCCGATTTATTAGGAATACCGAAGTCTACTTTACGCTATTGGGAGAGCGTAGGTTTGATTGACATGAAACGGGATGATATGAATAATTATCGTAAATACTATCCTAGTTCCGTTTATACCATTTCGGACCTGGCTCATTTTCGATGCTTAAGAATGCCTTTACAGGATATGAAGAAATTACCCAATCTTTCACCGGAGGAACTGGCGGACTCTCTCATAACGTTGGATGAAACTTTGGATAATAAACTGGAGGAGCTTTATACAGCGAAAAATTACATTAATAAAAAAATGGATTACATCAAGGAATATCAGAGGTTAAAAAAGAGTCAATACCAAAAAGAAAGCCCTGATTATGAGAATATCTATTTGTTTTCCATTGAAGATACAGAAGCCTGGTCAATTTATATTAAGGATCAGTACCAAAGCATTCTTCTTTACAATGCGGAAAAAAACAGTATTGAAATGGGACTGGCTGTTCCAACAATGGATAATCATCCCAAATTATGGGAAAAGAACAACCAGGCTATCTATCTATCCTTTGTATTAAAGGTGGCTTATAGTAATCCTTCAATGGATGATTTCAAACCCCATATTGAATATTTGGAGAATGAAGGGTATACCATCTCGAATATCTTTGCAAGATATTTATTTTCTGCTTGTGATGAAAAATATTATGATTTTTATAAGGCATTCGCAGAAGTTCATAGATGCGATAAGCAATATTAG
- a CDS encoding 2-hydroxyacid dehydrogenase, whose amino-acid sequence MNKICFFDTKPYDKIFFEELKEKYQIEIEYFEPKLGPKTAFMAKGYEAVVAFVNDAIDQETIDTLYQNGTKLIAMRCAGYNNVDFKAAYDKVHVVRVPAYSPYAVAEHAMALLLTLNRKIHKAYVRTRDFNFSLNGLTGFDLHGKTMGVIGTGKIGRIFIDICKGFGLNVIAYDPYPIPDAGISYVTLEELCKQSDIISLHCPLTKDTFHLIDQKTISLMKKGVYIINTSRGALVNSEDLMEALKSEKVGGACLDVYEEETELFYEDMSYSIIHDDVLARIISMPNVIVTSHQAFLTKEALHNIADTTLSNCREFFDDLPLTNEICYQCSKGDNCHRKKNNRCF is encoded by the coding sequence ATGAATAAAATCTGTTTTTTTGATACAAAGCCATATGATAAGATTTTTTTTGAAGAGTTGAAAGAGAAATACCAGATTGAAATAGAGTATTTTGAACCAAAGCTGGGACCGAAAACTGCATTTATGGCCAAAGGATACGAGGCAGTAGTTGCGTTTGTTAATGATGCCATTGATCAGGAAACAATCGATACCCTGTATCAGAATGGAACAAAACTGATTGCAATGCGTTGTGCTGGATATAATAATGTGGATTTCAAGGCGGCATATGATAAGGTTCACGTTGTACGTGTACCGGCTTATTCCCCTTATGCAGTTGCAGAACATGCTATGGCACTGTTACTTACCCTGAATAGGAAAATTCATAAGGCCTATGTAAGAACTAGGGATTTCAATTTTAGTCTGAACGGACTCACAGGATTTGATCTCCATGGGAAGACCATGGGTGTAATCGGAACAGGAAAAATAGGACGCATTTTCATCGATATCTGCAAAGGATTTGGATTAAATGTAATAGCTTATGATCCATATCCGATACCGGATGCGGGAATATCCTATGTAACCTTAGAGGAGTTATGCAAGCAATCCGATATCATATCCTTGCATTGTCCCTTAACAAAGGATACCTTTCATTTGATTGATCAGAAGACAATCAGTCTAATGAAAAAAGGAGTCTATATCATTAATACATCAAGAGGAGCGTTGGTAAACAGTGAGGATTTGATGGAAGCGTTGAAATCAGAGAAAGTAGGAGGAGCGTGTCTGGATGTATATGAAGAGGAAACGGAATTGTTTTATGAAGACATGTCCTATTCCATCATCCATGATGATGTTCTGGCTAGGATCATTTCCATGCCCAACGTAATTGTAACCTCCCATCAGGCATTTCTGACGAAAGAGGCGTTGCATAATATTGCAGATACCACGTTATCCAATTGTCGTGAGTTTTTTGATGATCTACCCTTAACCAATGAGATATGTTATCAGTGCAGTAAGGGAGACAACTGCCACAGGAAGAAGAATAATCGATGCTTTTAA
- a CDS encoding SGNH/GDSL hydrolase family protein, whose amino-acid sequence MYKERYHYYKKITRLLTLILCVGYIILYLITPLKVQAAEAEKKYLVLVQNSNRSWTAYEDMIEPSPQKKLMIKAKPIAEALRFDYINFGDGEFIIQRGDFRYNSYERNSASYVFQSSSTLSVNKTASNVAYYSDKSGCNLCHISTLRTIINYRYFTGSEIADYRKAGYTSIVCYSRYQVIDEAPDIREVYDTEGDKFFSQDEPDTTDQIISSAINLSEEDERQLIIVGDSRTNNMSKWVSTTVNTQFIAKSGEGYLWFEQNGIEDVNMIKNPGDVIVIWLGVNDYFSNALGTDPWKAYSQKINELAATDWADCSVYVAEVGYVDTNYIYNYNNKITRANVSQINSPYKIQGIQEFNKKLRNSLSQDITWINTNDIIGIKANDTDLTPEELWVVRSNGMVDGLHYGVEVSQKVYNHFVNTTMN is encoded by the coding sequence ATGTACAAGGAACGATATCATTACTATAAAAAAATAACAAGGCTTCTAACTCTGATTTTATGTGTAGGATATATTATTCTATATCTGATCACCCCACTTAAGGTTCAGGCAGCCGAGGCAGAGAAAAAATATCTTGTTCTTGTTCAAAATTCAAACCGAAGCTGGACTGCTTATGAGGATATGATTGAACCATCTCCTCAAAAAAAGTTAATGATTAAAGCGAAACCAATTGCTGAGGCTCTGCGTTTTGATTACATAAACTTTGGTGACGGAGAATTTATCATACAGAGAGGGGACTTCCGTTACAATTCTTATGAACGGAACTCCGCTTCTTATGTGTTTCAAAGCAGTAGCACTCTATCAGTAAATAAAACTGCTAGTAATGTGGCTTATTATAGCGATAAAAGTGGTTGTAATCTATGCCATATCAGTACCCTAAGAACAATCATCAATTATCGGTACTTCACCGGATCTGAAATAGCAGATTATCGTAAGGCCGGCTATACAAGCATTGTATGCTATAGTCGCTATCAGGTAATCGATGAAGCGCCCGATATTCGCGAAGTGTATGATACGGAAGGCGACAAGTTCTTCTCCCAGGATGAACCCGACACGACGGATCAGATTATCTCTTCTGCCATCAATTTATCGGAGGAAGATGAAAGACAACTGATTATCGTCGGTGATTCCAGAACGAATAATATGAGCAAATGGGTATCCACAACGGTAAACACGCAGTTTATTGCGAAAAGTGGTGAGGGATATCTTTGGTTTGAGCAAAATGGAATTGAAGATGTTAACATGATTAAAAATCCGGGGGATGTAATCGTGATTTGGTTAGGCGTAAACGATTATTTCAGCAATGCATTAGGTACTGATCCCTGGAAGGCCTATTCTCAAAAGATAAATGAGCTCGCAGCTACAGATTGGGCAGACTGCAGTGTATATGTGGCTGAGGTAGGTTACGTTGATACCAATTATATCTATAACTACAACAATAAAATAACCAGGGCAAATGTATCTCAGATCAATTCTCCTTATAAAATACAAGGTATTCAGGAATTCAATAAAAAGCTCCGTAATAGTCTCAGCCAGGATATAACCTGGATTAATACCAATGATATCATCGGTATTAAAGCAAATGATACCGATCTGACTCCTGAGGAATTGTGGGTTGTTCGAAGTAATGGAATGGTAGATGGCCTGCATTACGGAGTAGAAGTAAGTCAAAAGGTATATAATCATTTTGTAAATACTACTATGAACTAA
- a CDS encoding GreA/GreB family elongation factor, whose translation MSKQIYITKADKDKLLELIDKARDKEIRSLQNLKDLEAEIKRAEVIHYEDLPENIIGMNSSVVLVVDGVEEEMTLVYPEEADVRKNKISVLSPIGTAILGYSEGSTFEWKVPSGTVQIYVKKVNR comes from the coding sequence ATGTCGAAGCAAATCTATATAACAAAAGCAGATAAAGATAAGTTGTTGGAATTGATTGATAAAGCCAGGGATAAAGAAATCCGTTCGCTTCAAAACCTGAAGGATCTGGAAGCGGAGATTAAGAGAGCTGAAGTGATCCATTATGAGGATTTGCCAGAAAATATAATTGGTATGAACTCATCGGTTGTGCTGGTGGTTGATGGTGTAGAGGAGGAAATGACACTAGTATATCCAGAGGAAGCGGATGTGCGTAAGAATAAAATATCTGTATTGTCACCGATTGGGACTGCCATTCTTGGATATTCTGAAGGAAGTACCTTTGAATGGAAGGTCCCCAGTGGTACGGTACAGATTTATGTGAAAAAAGTGAATAGATAA
- a CDS encoding GNAT family N-acetyltransferase — MDKSMKGFYYIKKGPDIMRAKQVNLRQEVTRNDALMIMNWMENNEVVKYLNEDAHISSEIKQAIDRVNMYIMTHLFNREGSFFLINLSDDRPIGFLKLIRKINEAEMVIVIGDQNKWGYGIGKSSIVQGLNIAFFQWRLQRVVAKIDKDNIRSLRAFERVGFRLEKEIGNFMHYSISMDDFIKKSLSRI, encoded by the coding sequence ATGGATAAATCTATGAAAGGCTTTTATTATATTAAGAAAGGACCTGATATAATGAGAGCGAAGCAGGTAAATTTAAGACAAGAAGTGACTCGTAATGATGCTTTGATGATTATGAACTGGATGGAAAATAATGAAGTGGTAAAATATTTAAATGAGGATGCACATATTTCATCGGAAATTAAGCAGGCTATCGATAGAGTGAATATGTACATCATGACACATTTATTTAATAGAGAGGGAAGCTTCTTTCTGATAAATCTCAGTGATGACAGGCCGATCGGATTTTTAAAGTTAATAAGGAAGATCAACGAGGCAGAGATGGTAATCGTCATTGGAGATCAGAATAAGTGGGGCTATGGAATAGGAAAGTCCTCCATTGTTCAAGGATTGAATATTGCTTTTTTCCAATGGAGATTACAAAGGGTAGTCGCTAAGATTGACAAGGATAATATCAGATCATTAAGAGCGTTCGAAAGAGTGGGATTTCGACTTGAGAAAGAAATCGGTAACTTTATGCATTATAGTATATCAATGGATGATTTTATTAAGAAATCCTTGAGTAGGATCTAG